A window of the Lactuca sativa cultivar Salinas chromosome 7, Lsat_Salinas_v11, whole genome shotgun sequence genome harbors these coding sequences:
- the LOC111900486 gene encoding acetyl-CoA acetyltransferase, cytosolic 1 encodes MAPAAAADGSDKIKPRDVCIVGVARTPLGGFLGSLSSLPATKLGSIAIQCALKRANIDPSLVEEVFFGNVLGANLGQGPARQAALGAGIPNTVVSTSVNKVCASGMKATMFAAQSIQLGQNDIVVAGGMESMSNVPKYIAEARKGSKFGHDTLVDGILKDGLWDVYTDAKMGTCAELCADTHEITREQQDDYAIQSFERAIAARDNGAFSWEIAPVEVPGPRGRPSTIVDKDDDLAKFDAAKLRKLRPAFKENGGSVTAGNSSGINDGAAALVLVSGEKALQLGLHVIAKVSGYADAEQAPELFTTTPALAIPKAISRAGLDASQIDFYEINEAFAVVALANQKLLGLDSAKVNVHGGGVSLGHPLGCSGARILVTLLGVLKQKGGKYGAAGVCNGGGGASAFVVELL; translated from the exons ATGGCTCCAGCTGCGGCAGCGGATGGTTCTGATAAGATCAAGCCTAGAG ATGTATGTATTGTTGGTGTTGCACGCACACCACTTGGTGGATTTCTTGGTTCTCTTTCATCTTTACCAGCCACCAAACTTGGGTCCATTGCAATTCAAT GTGCTCTAAAGAGGGCAAACATTGATCCATCTCTTGTAGAAGAAGTTTTCTTTGGAAATGTTCTTGGTGCCAATTTGGGACAGGGTCCCGCTAGACAAGCAGCATTAGGTGCAGGAATCCCTAATACAGTAGTCTCCACATCTGTTAACAAAGTCTGTGCATCAGGGATGAAAG CCACCATGTTTGCAGCACAGAGTATCCAATTAGGTCAAAATGATATAGTTGTAGCTGGTGGTATGGAAAGCATGTCCAATGTCCCCAAATATATTGCAGAAGCAAG GAAGGGATCTAAATTTGGACATGATACACTTGTTGATGGAATCTTGAAAGATGGATTGTGGGATGTTTACACTGATGCCAAAATGGGAACATGTGCTGAATTATGTGCAGATACACATGAAATAACAAGAGAACaacag GATGACTATGCCATTCAGAGTTTTGAACGTGCTATTGCTGCTCGAGATAATGGTGCCTTTTCATGGGAAATTGCCCCT GTTGAAGTTCCTGGCCCAAGAGGAAGACCATCAACAATTGTTGACAAGGATGATGATTTGGCAAAG TTTGATGCTGCAAAGTTAAGGAAGTTGCGTCCAGCTTTCAAGGAGAATGGTGGCAGTGTGACTGCTGGAAATTCCTCGGGTATAAA TGATGGTGCTGCTGCACTTGTGTTGGTTAGTGGTGAGAAGGCACTTCAACTTGGGTTACATGTGATTGCAAAGGTTTCTGGATATGCTGATGCTGAAcag GCACCTGAGCTATTTACTACTACCCCAGCACTTGCTATACCCAAAGCTATTTCAAGAGCTGGATTGGATGCTTCTCAAATAGATTTCTATGAAATTAATGAAGCTTTTGCT GTTGTGGCTCTTGCAAATCAAAAACTACTCGGATTGGATTCA GCAAAGGTTAATGTACATGGTGGTGGTGTGTCATTGGGACACCCTCTAGGTTGCAGTGGCGCCCGTATCTTAGTCACTCTTTTGGGG GTTTTAAAGCAGAAAGGAGGTAAATATGGAGCAGCAGGTGTGTGTAATGGAGGAGGGGGTGCATCGGCGTTTGTGGTGGAactcctttaa